The following are encoded in a window of Streptomyces sp. Go-475 genomic DNA:
- a CDS encoding PadR family transcriptional regulator, which yields MPPVFAHGRLRLYLLKLLDEAPRHGYEVIRLLEERFQGLYAPSAGTVYPRLAKLEAEGLVTHTTEGGRKVYSITDAGRAELADRSGELADLELEIRESVAELAAEIQADVRGAAGDLRREMRAAATEARRGNGTGTPGAEGTPYGDFSPYGDKETWRIAKEEMRRARQEWKEQARRAKDESRRAREEAQRARRQAKEAQEQARAQAQEQVQRIARRVQEQVQDHFARGDWPTGLREGLSELAKEMGEFGKDYGKEFGFDWTGTGGGTAAGKPAPEPAGSQPAEGFPASYEPAWAHEDAADSTGDPARDLDRLLDRFRDDIRDAARDHGVTSDQLRDARRHLSTAAARIGALLRTPKQ from the coding sequence ATGCCCCCCGTCTTCGCCCATGGCCGCCTCCGCCTCTACCTGCTGAAGCTGCTGGACGAGGCTCCCCGACACGGCTACGAGGTGATCCGCCTCCTGGAGGAGCGCTTCCAGGGGCTGTACGCACCGTCGGCGGGCACGGTCTACCCGCGCCTGGCCAAGCTGGAGGCGGAGGGCCTGGTCACCCACACCACCGAGGGCGGCCGCAAGGTGTACTCGATCACGGACGCGGGCCGCGCCGAACTGGCCGACCGCAGCGGCGAGCTGGCCGACCTGGAGCTGGAGATCCGGGAGTCGGTCGCGGAGCTGGCCGCCGAGATCCAGGCCGACGTGCGCGGAGCCGCGGGCGACCTGCGCCGCGAAATGCGCGCCGCGGCGACCGAGGCCCGCCGGGGCAACGGCACCGGTACCCCCGGCGCGGAGGGCACCCCGTACGGCGACTTCTCCCCGTACGGCGACAAGGAGACCTGGCGCATCGCCAAGGAGGAGATGCGCCGCGCCCGGCAGGAGTGGAAGGAGCAGGCCCGGCGCGCCAAGGACGAGAGCCGCCGCGCCCGCGAGGAAGCCCAGCGGGCCCGCCGCCAGGCGAAGGAGGCCCAGGAGCAGGCCCGCGCCCAGGCCCAGGAGCAGGTGCAGCGCATCGCCCGCCGCGTCCAGGAACAGGTGCAGGACCACTTCGCCCGCGGCGACTGGCCGACGGGCCTGCGCGAGGGCCTGAGCGAACTGGCCAAGGAGATGGGCGAGTTCGGCAAGGACTACGGCAAGGAGTTCGGCTTCGACTGGACCGGCACGGGCGGCGGCACGGCGGCGGGCAAGCCGGCACCGGAGCCGGCCGGCTCACAGCCCGCGGAGGGCTTCCCAGCCTCCTACGAACCGGCCTGGGCCCACGAGGACGCCGCAGACTCCACCGGCGACCCCGCCCGCGACCTCGACCGCCTCCTCGACCGCTTCCGGGACGACATCCGCGACGCGGCCCGCGACCACGGCGTCACCTCCGACCAACTGCGCGACGCCCGCCGCCACCTGTCGACGGCGGCGGCCCGCATAGGGGCGCTCCTGCGCACCCCGAAGCAGTAG
- a CDS encoding DUF4097 family beta strand repeat-containing protein has protein sequence MSEWSVTEPRKLTFDEPVSTLHVRLVNGTVNVVGTDEGSARLEISEIEGPPLVVTQQDGTLTVAYEDLPWKGFLTWLDRKGWRRSAVVSLAVPAGTRVEVGVVGAAAVVSGIDGPSTIKGVTGDTTLVGLSGPVRAKTVSGSLEAQDVTGDLWFQSVSGDLTVVEGSGPSVRADSVSGSMIVDLDPDGPTDVRLNSVSGEIAIRLPHRADAEVEANTASGAISNAFDGLRVHGQWGAHKITGRLGAGTGKLRATTVSGSIALLRRPADEDEADAAQEARPGTGTPQDAHPGTDTPAAAPPDSGPREDSGDNSVSGPGDGATSAPADGTTDKKVL, from the coding sequence ATGTCCGAGTGGTCCGTCACGGAACCGAGGAAGCTCACCTTCGACGAGCCCGTGAGCACACTCCACGTACGCCTCGTCAACGGAACGGTGAACGTGGTGGGCACGGACGAGGGTTCCGCCCGCCTGGAGATCTCGGAGATCGAAGGCCCTCCCCTGGTGGTGACACAGCAGGACGGCACCCTCACGGTGGCCTACGAGGACCTGCCCTGGAAGGGCTTCCTCACCTGGCTGGACCGCAAGGGCTGGCGCCGCAGCGCGGTGGTCTCCCTGGCCGTCCCGGCCGGGACCCGGGTGGAGGTCGGCGTGGTCGGCGCGGCAGCCGTGGTCTCGGGGATCGACGGCCCGTCGACGATCAAGGGGGTCACGGGCGACACCACCCTCGTGGGCCTCTCCGGCCCGGTCCGCGCCAAGACCGTCTCGGGCAGCCTGGAGGCCCAGGACGTGACCGGCGACCTCTGGTTCCAGTCCGTCTCCGGCGATCTCACGGTGGTCGAGGGCTCCGGCCCCTCCGTGCGGGCCGACTCGGTCAGCGGCTCCATGATCGTCGACCTCGATCCGGACGGCCCCACGGACGTGCGGCTGAACAGCGTCTCGGGCGAGATCGCGATCCGGCTCCCCCACCGGGCGGACGCGGAGGTCGAGGCCAACACGGCGAGCGGCGCCATCTCCAACGCCTTCGACGGCCTGCGGGTACACGGCCAGTGGGGCGCCCACAAGATCACCGGCCGCCTCGGCGCCGGCACCGGCAAGCTGCGGGCCACCACCGTCTCCGGCTCCATCGCCCTGCTGCGCCGACCTGCCGACGAGGACGAGGCCGACGCAGCCCAGGAGGCACGCCCCGGCACCGGCACACCCCAGGACGCACACCCCGGCACCGACACCCCAGCGGCAGCACCCCCGGACAGCGGCCCGCGTGAGGACTCGGGAGACAATTCCGTCTCCGGCCCGGGCGATGGCGCCACCAGCGCCCCGGCCGACGGCACGACCGACAAGAAGGTGCTCTGA